CGGCCGGCGGCGAGCGTCGCGTGGAAGCTGCCGTGGAGCACCGTGGCGACGACGGCGTGGAAGCCGTTCGGCGAGAGTTCTTCTGTGGCGGCGAGGAAGTTCCCCGCGGCGTTGTTGACGAGGATGTCCAGGTCGCCGAACCGTTCGACCGTGGCGTTGACCAGCGCCTCGACCTGAGCGAAGTCGCGGACGTCGGCGGTGTGTGTGAGCAGCGCATCGCCGGCGTCGAGCTCTCGCGCCGCGGCCTCGAGGCGTTGGGCGCTGCGGCCGGCGATGGCGACCCTGGCGCCGAGTTCGAGGAAGCGGCGGGCCATGGCGAGGCCGAGGCCCGAGCCGCCGCCGGTGATGAGGGCGGTGCGGCCGGCGAGGAGGTCCGGGCTGAAGACCTGGCGCGTGGGCTGGGCGGGCATAGTGGGTCTCGTCGTCGGTTTGCTGGTTTTCTCCACCTGCGCGTTCGTTCGCTGTTTCCGGGTCCGTGCGGGAGCGGGGGAGCATGAGCCAGACGCGGAGCACGAGGGGCTCACGCGGAGGCGCGCAGCACGGGGAGGCCGGGGGCTCCGGTGTCCGGCGCGCCGCGGAGTCGTCCCGGCGTCCGCGTTGATCCGTGATATGGTCGTTCTCTGCGGGCGAGTCAACGTTCGGTGGCGGTGGATCCTGCCTGGTCCCGGCGCGCTGCTCCGTGATCTCCATGGGCCCGTGTGACACGGAGCGAAGGGCGAGGGGTATCCGAGCCAGGGAGGTTGGACCCAGGACCAGGGGAAGGGCCGAGAGATGACTGGAAAGAAGACGTCGGTGCTGTTCGTGTGTCTGGGCAACATCTGCCGCTCGCCGCTGGCGGAGGCGGTGTTCCGCAAGCAGGTGAAGGAGGCGGGGCTGGAGGACCTGGTCGAGGTGGATTCGGCGGGCACGTCGTCGTATCACGAGGGCGAGGGCCCGGACCCGCGGACGGTGAGGGTGGCCCGTGCGCGGGGCGTGGAGATGACGGGGCGGGCCCGGCAGATCCGCCGTGAGGATGCGGAGCGGTTCGACTACATCATCGCGATGGACGAGATGAACCTCCGGGACGTCCAGCGGCTGGTGGCGGAGGCGGGTGTGCGCTCGCCGCGGGTCATGCGGCTACGCGAGTTCGACCCGGAGGCGCACGGGGACCTGGACGTGCCGGACCCGTACTACGGCGGCCCGCAGGGGTTCGAGAAGGTGCACGACATCGTCGAGCGCTCGTGCGCGGCGCTGCTCCGGCACATCGTGGCGGAGCGGGGGCTGGATGCGGGCGTCGGCAGGCGGGCGGAGCCTTGAAGCTGCCGGGCGGCGTGCGCGTCGCGGTCGAGCGGGCGCTCGCGCGACGCACCGGGCGGGAGGCGCACGTGAGCAGCGTGCGGGCGGTGGGCGGCGGCTGCATCAGCCCCGCGGCGCGGGTGGAGACGGACGCAGGCGACGTCTTCTTCCTCAAGTGGGGCTCGGGGGGCCGGACGCCGGCCGGGCTGTTCGACGCGGAGGCGCGGGCGCTCGCCGCCCTGGCCGCGGCGAACGCGGTGCGGGTACCGGAGGTGATCGCCGTGGGCGGGCCGGACAGCGGGGCGCCGTGGTTGCTCCTCGAGTGGCTGGAGCCCGGCTCGCCGAACGCGCGCACGTGGCCGGAGCTGGGCCGCTCGCTCGCCGCGTTGCACCGCGTTCGCGCAGAGCGTTACGGCTGGCCGGAGGACAACTTCATCGGCTCGTTGCCGCAGGCGAATGGCTGGTCGGCATCATGGGCGGCCTTCTGGC
This DNA window, taken from bacterium, encodes the following:
- a CDS encoding fructosamine kinase: MRVAVERALARRTGREAHVSSVRAVGGGCISPAARVETDAGDVFFLKWGSGGRTPAGLFDAEARALAALAAANAVRVPEVIAVGGPDSGAPWLLLEWLEPGSPNARTWPELGRSLAALHRVRAERYGWPEDNFIGSLPQANGWSASWAAFWRERRLAPQLERAVRAGYFDARARRRFDALLDRLDALLAEAEADGASLLHGDLWGGNVHVMAGGRAALIDPSAYHGHREVDLAMSELFGGFGSGFYEAYREAWPLAPGYAERRRPIYQLYYLLVHVNLFGASYVGSTLARLDAVPL
- a CDS encoding phosphotyrosine protein phosphatase; this translates as MTGKKTSVLFVCLGNICRSPLAEAVFRKQVKEAGLEDLVEVDSAGTSSYHEGEGPDPRTVRVARARGVEMTGRARQIRREDAERFDYIIAMDEMNLRDVQRLVAEAGVRSPRVMRLREFDPEAHGDLDVPDPYYGGPQGFEKVHDIVERSCAALLRHIVAERGLDAGVGRRAEP